CGCGCCCACCGGGCGCCGTCTCCTTACCGGGCTCACGCTGCGGGATGACCTGCGCTTCGGCCTCCGCGTCCGCCTCCTCGGCGAGTCTGTTCTCGAAGAAGCTGGAGAGCCCGCCCACGAGCAGATACGTGATGAGGCCGGCGAGTCCGGCGGTGAGGACCGTCTGCGCCTTGTCGGCGTGTGCGCCGCCGTGCTGGTGGGCGTTGGTGGCGACCGTCATGGAGGCGATCAGCAGCACGATCAGCGCGAGGCAGACGGAGAGCATCTCGAACTGTCCGAGCCTGGCGAGCGGGCGTTCGATCCAGCCGAGCCACTTGATGTCGCGTTCCTCGAAGATGAAGCTGAGGAAGATCATCAGCAGGAACATGCCACCGAAGGCGGCGATCGACGGATGGGCGTCGGTGACCAGTTGCTGGTACCGGTCCTTGTCGTTGACCGCCAACTGCACCGCCTTGACGGGGCTGAGCTTGGCGGTGATCGCGACGATCAGGACGGGAAACACGAGTCTCATGCCGAACACGGCGATGAGGACGCCGATCGTGAGGAAGATCTTCTGCCAGAAGGCGCTCATCCTCTTCAGGATTCCGGCGTTGATGACCGCGTTGTCGAAGGACAGCGAGACCTCCAGCACGGTCAGGATCGCCACGACTCCGAGTGCGGCCCAGCCGTCGTAGAACACCGCCGCCGCGAGGCCGAGTGCGGTGAAGCCGAACGCCCAGCCGAATGTTTTCAGTACCACGACTCACCATGCCTTCCGCGAACATGCTAGGCGATCTTCAGCCAGGCATCGCGTTGAAAGCGCCACTTCGCGACACCCGGCCGCCGGGATGGCGGTCGCGCAGGAACCAGAACACCCCCGTCGCCAGCAGCGCCCAGCCCGCCAGCACGAGGAAGGGGAACGCCCGCTGGTCGTCGCTGAAGTACACCGCCGCGTGCTGCGCGTTGACCGAAGCGCCCGGCGGGAGCCAGCGGCCGACATGGCCGAGGAGCGAGGGCAGCAGCGGCCACGACACGGCGCCGCCCGACGACGGGTTGCCGAGGATCACCATCAGCCCCCAGGTGGGGAGCACCGCCCAGCGCCCGACCAGGGTGTTGAACATGGTGAAGACCATCCCGGACGTGAACATCGTGAGCGCCAGGATCAGCCACGACTCGGCGAACGGCAGGTTCACCGCGCCCAGTTGCCAGTCGACGCCCGCGGCGATGGCGAATCCGCCGAGCAGTCCGCTGGCGGCGATGAAACCGATCCGCTCCCCCGGATTGAGCTCCTTCGCGTGGATGCTCAGCTGGAGCGCCCCGAGGAAGCCGACGATCACGG
The nucleotide sequence above comes from Streptomyces sp. NBC_01716. Encoded proteins:
- a CDS encoding DUF475 domain-containing protein, with translation MVLKTFGWAFGFTALGLAAAVFYDGWAALGVVAILTVLEVSLSFDNAVINAGILKRMSAFWQKIFLTIGVLIAVFGMRLVFPVLIVAITAKLSPVKAVQLAVNDKDRYQQLVTDAHPSIAAFGGMFLLMIFLSFIFEERDIKWLGWIERPLARLGQFEMLSVCLALIVLLIASMTVATNAHQHGGAHADKAQTVLTAGLAGLITYLLVGGLSSFFENRLAEEADAEAEAQVIPQREPGKETAPGGRGNGGPSIGAVTGKAAFFMFLYLEVIDASFSFDGVIGAFAITNDIVLMALGLGIGAMYVRSLTVYLVRQGTLDDYVYLEHGAHYAIGALAVILIITIQFQISEIITGLIGVVLIGWSFWSSVLRNRRIAAGEARPSDMA